In one Alnus glutinosa chromosome 12, dhAlnGlut1.1, whole genome shotgun sequence genomic region, the following are encoded:
- the LOC133852029 gene encoding uncharacterized protein LOC133852029: protein MARTKQTARKSKGGKAPRKQLATKADGVKKRHRYRRRVKPKASDREYQTNSPPPSPVTASRHVESGAPIPSNEEGPRSPPLLATQSGSLPHSLAPAQAEDRPPVLPSSQQAVPSSNSSTSEGAGPFGSTPLTVGAGVSERKVPIRSLRDDLLGCPLEAIFAIVPEDFVQDAGRTTPERFADLIVHHQFSFIVKLAALYRNFQSHMSTYPQEVADMRAKIRSLNYEVSRLKGLEPEVERLQNLLQARDQEIAEGQRQREALEDRASKVKTLMCEALVELTKVGEAKDNLAAELGSSQARGKMLESELNTANSAKEKAVAEQKVATELQKDAESRYKRLHKKYHHYKAKAKRYLKQLSLVPWLRDLGWARGFIWGFENYRTLVLNPQCFNFCPETVSHALLGIPDEAIHELEQMGVDHFPDVPEWGEFAASPWEVGLSPLHSISEPTSDIAVEGDGDEDL, encoded by the exons ATGGCCCGTACCAAGCAAACCGCCCGCAAATCCAAAGGAGGAAAGGCCCCCAGAAAGCAGCTCGCCACTAAg GCTGATGGAGTCAAGAAACGCCACCGTTACCGCCGGAGAGTAAAGCCTAAAGCCTCGGATCGTGAGTATCAAACTAATTCTCCCCCTCCGAGCCCGGTTACAGCTTCTAGGCATGTGGAGTCTGGAGCTCCCATCCCCTCAAATGAAGAAGGGCCGAGATCTCCTCCACTTCTGGCGACTCAGTCGGGTTCTCTTCCACACTCCTTGGCTCCCGCTCAAGCCGAGGATCGTCCGCCTGTTCTCCCGTCTTCACAGCAGGCCGTGCCATCTTCAAATTCGTCTACTTCTGAGGGAGCGGGTCCCTTCGGTTCTACTCCGCTGACTGTCGGAGCGGGAGTTTCCGAGAGGAAGGTCCCGATCAGGTCTCTTAGGGACGATTTGCTAGGATGCCCTTTGGAGGCTATCTTCGCGATTGTTCCTGAAGATTTCGTTCAGGATGCCGGGAGGACTACTCCCGAGAGATTCGCCGATCTGATAGTCCATCATCAGTTCTCG TTCATAGTCAAATTGGCCGCTTTGTACCGGAACTTCCAAAGTCACATGAGCACTTATCCACAGGAGGTGGCCGATATGCGGGCCAAAATCCGAAGCCTTAACTACGAAGTCTCTCGGCTGAAAGGGCTGGAGCCTGAAGTGGAGCGATTGCAGAACTTACTCCAGGCCCGGGACCAAGAGATAGCGGAGGGCCAAAGGCAGCGAGAGGCATTGGAGGATCGTGCTTCCAAGGTCAAGACACTTATGTGTGAGGCGTTGGTTGAGTTGACCAAAGTAGGGGAAGCCAAGGATAATTTGGCTGCGGAGCTTGGATCGTCTCAGGCCCGAGGGAAAATGCTAGAGTCGGAGTTGAACACTGCCAATTCCGCGAAGGAAAAAGCTGTGGCCGAGCAGAAAGTTGCAACCGAGCTGCAGAAGGATGCCGAGAGCCGATATAAAAGACTTCACAAGAAGTATCATCACTATAAGGCTAAGGCAAAGCGGTACTTGAAGCAGCTTTCTCTCGTGCCCTGGCTTCGGGATCTAGGTTGGGCTCGCGGCTTCATTTGGGGTTTTGAGAACTATAGGACTTTGGTTCTCAATCCTCAGTGTTTCAACTTCTGTCCCGAAACTGTGAGTCACGCCCTTTTGGGTATTCCGGACGAGGCGATCCACGAGCTCGAACAGATGGGAGTGGATCATTTCCCGGATGTTCCAGAATGGGGCGAGTTTGCTGCTAGCCCCTGGGAGGTTGGTCTCTCTCCTCTGCACTCGATTTCCGAGCCCACATCCGATATAGCTGTTGAGGGTGATGGTGATGAAGACTTGTAA
- the LOC133851916 gene encoding histone H1: MSATEVVAPAVEQPAPEALAAVVPKQKTEKPVKEKKPKAPKEKKPKQPKIAAHPPYFQMIKEALLALDEKSGSSPYAIAKYMEEKHKLELPSNYKKILGLQLKNSAARGKLIKIKASYKLSEAGKKVTVAKPTNAEKKPKPQAKSKQTTKAKPKLTTKAAPKAKAAAKKPEAVAKKPEAAAKKAPKRKASTKKVGPAPKKPKKSTPAKPKSIKSPAAKRARKAAAK, translated from the exons CAACCGGCTCCGGAGGCACTTGCCGCCGTCGTGCCCAAGCAGAAGACCGAGAAGCCTGTCAAGGAGAAGAAGCCCAAGGCCCCCAAAGAGAAGAAGCCCAAACAGCCCAAAATCGCTGCTCATCCTCCGTACTTCCAG ATGATCAAGGAGGCTCTATTGGCCCTGGACGAGAAGAGCGGGTCGAGCCCGTACGCAATCGCCAAGTACATGGAAGAGAAGCACAAGCTCGAGCTTCCATCAAACTACAAGAAGATATTGGGTCTGCAATTGAAGAATTCGGCCGCTAGAGGAAAGCTCATCAAGATCAAGGCCTCGTACAAGCTTTCCGAGGCTGGCAAGAAGGTCACGGTCGCAAAGCCCACAAACGCAGAGAAAAAGCCCAAGCCCCAGGCCAAGTCCAAGCAGACTACCAAGGCCAAGCCCAAGCTGACTACCAAGGCCGCTCCGAAGGCCAAGGCAGCGGCGAAAAAGCCCGAGGCGGTGGCGAAGAAGCCGGAGGCCGCCGCTAAAAAGGCGCCGAAGAGGAAGGCGAGTACTAAGAAGGTTGGGCCTGCGCCTAAAAAGCCCAAGAAGTCGACCCCTGCTAAGCCCAAGTCCATCAAGTCCCCTGCCGCCAAGAGGGCCAGGAAGGCTGCTGCTAAATAG